A window from Sinanaerobacter sp. ZZT-01 encodes these proteins:
- a CDS encoding sensor histidine kinase translates to MKKEEQSLYFIISYFKEHIKHIFLYGMFCLIFTSVFFLYDLPIEAVGYAAFLCAILGCFFIAYDILIQYKKHKSLLEIKNGIAVDLKQLPEAKTNIEKDYQILLKELFLKKQIMESTYSISRKDMMDYYTLWVHQIKTPITAMSLLLQSDDSKKSMSLRQELFRIEQYAEMVLQYLRIENMSSDLMLEKYDIEKIVRQAVKKYASVFIYKHIRFTLKPLNANVLTDEKWLCFVIEQLLSNALKYTNEGDICIYMKPDAEKQLVIEDTGIGISQEDLPRVFEQGFTGYNGRMHKKASGLGLYLCLQILKKLSHKIFIESEPNCGTKVILDLSSKEVEIE, encoded by the coding sequence ATGAAAAAAGAAGAGCAGAGTTTATATTTTATCATTTCCTATTTTAAGGAACATATAAAGCATATATTTTTGTATGGAATGTTTTGTCTTATTTTCACATCTGTATTTTTCTTATATGATCTTCCCATTGAAGCCGTTGGTTATGCAGCATTTCTCTGTGCAATTTTGGGATGTTTTTTTATAGCTTACGATATTCTAATTCAATATAAAAAACATAAGTCCCTGCTAGAAATAAAAAATGGAATAGCGGTTGATTTAAAACAACTTCCTGAAGCTAAAACGAATATAGAAAAGGATTATCAAATTCTTTTAAAAGAACTTTTTTTAAAAAAACAGATTATGGAATCCACTTATTCTATATCGAGAAAGGATATGATGGACTATTATACGTTGTGGGTGCATCAGATTAAGACACCGATTACAGCTATGAGTCTACTTTTGCAATCCGATGATTCAAAAAAAAGTATGTCTTTACGGCAAGAGTTGTTTCGAATTGAGCAGTATGCTGAAATGGTATTACAGTACCTTCGGATTGAGAACATGTCTTCGGATTTAATGTTGGAAAAATACGATATTGAAAAAATTGTGAGACAAGCCGTAAAAAAATATGCGTCTGTTTTTATTTATAAACACATTCGTTTTACATTAAAGCCGTTAAATGCGAACGTGCTGACGGATGAAAAATGGCTTTGTTTTGTCATTGAGCAGCTGTTATCGAATGCTTTAAAATATACAAATGAAGGAGATATTTGTATTTATATGAAGCCTGATGCTGAAAAGCAGCTTGTTATAGAAGATACTGGAATTGGCATCAGCCAAGAAGATCTGCCACGTGTCTTTGAACAGGGATTTACAGGATATAATGGGAGGATGCATAAAAAAGCAAGCGGGCTCGGATTGTATTTATGCCTTCAGATTTTGAAAAAGCTTTCGCATAAAATTTTTATTGAATCAGAACCAAATTGCGGAACAAAAGTAATTTTAGATTTATCTTCCAAAGAAGTTGAAATTGAATAA
- a CDS encoding ABC transporter ATP-binding protein, with amino-acid sequence MSLLEVKNLKKVYTTRFGANQVQALSNVNFSVEEGEYVAIMGESGSGKTTLLNIVASLDKPTSGDVVLNGKNTVLIKESEISAYRRKNLGFVFQDFNLLDTFSLEDNIFLPLVLAGKSYGVMKEALLPIAKKLDILPLLKKFPYEVSGGQKQRAAIARALITKPQMVLADEPTGALDSKASDHLLKLFSQINEEGQTILMVTHSTKAASHAKRVIFIKDGEVFHQIYKASMSNEQMYEKISNTLILIATGGNEVE; translated from the coding sequence ATGTCGTTGTTAGAAGTAAAGAATTTAAAAAAGGTTTATACAACACGCTTTGGTGCAAATCAGGTTCAGGCACTCAGCAATGTGAACTTTTCTGTTGAAGAAGGAGAATATGTCGCAATCATGGGGGAATCAGGGTCAGGAAAAACGACTTTGTTGAATATTGTGGCATCTTTAGATAAGCCAACTTCAGGAGATGTAGTATTAAATGGAAAAAATACAGTTTTAATAAAGGAAAGTGAAATTTCTGCTTACCGTAGAAAAAATCTTGGCTTTGTATTTCAAGATTTTAATTTACTGGATACTTTTTCTCTAGAGGATAATATTTTTCTTCCTTTAGTACTGGCCGGGAAAAGTTATGGAGTGATGAAAGAAGCACTTCTTCCAATCGCAAAAAAGCTTGATATACTGCCACTTTTAAAAAAGTTTCCATACGAAGTATCTGGCGGACAAAAACAGAGGGCAGCTATAGCGAGAGCTTTGATTACAAAGCCTCAGATGGTACTTGCAGATGAGCCGACCGGGGCATTGGATTCCAAAGCAAGCGATCATTTGCTCAAGCTCTTTTCACAGATTAATGAAGAAGGGCAGACTATTTTGATGGTAACGCACAGTACAAAGGCGGCAAGCCACGCAAAACGTGTGATTTTTATTAAAGACGGAGAAGTATTTCACCAAATTTACAAAGCATCCATGTCAAATGAGCAAATGTATGAAAAAATATCAAATACACTAATCTTAATTGCGACAGGGGGGAATGAGGTTGAATAA
- the lspA gene encoding signal peptidase II, translated as MYYVVIIAAVVALDQVTKYLVQVNMDLNHTIPILDGIFHFTYIHNYGAAFRILENHQIFLLSVTGLVIIGMFLYLLWKRKTGHILFLISVALIIGGGIGNFIDRALQGYVVDFFDFRIWPIFNIADIAVVCGCILFSFFILYWEPRLHKKAQIQCGEEE; from the coding sequence TTGTATTATGTTGTTATAATTGCAGCTGTAGTTGCATTGGATCAGGTTACAAAGTATTTGGTACAGGTGAATATGGATTTAAATCATACCATCCCGATTCTTGATGGTATTTTTCACTTTACGTACATTCATAATTACGGGGCAGCTTTTCGAATTCTAGAAAATCATCAGATTTTTTTATTATCAGTAACCGGTTTGGTTATCATTGGAATGTTTTTGTATCTGCTATGGAAAAGGAAAACAGGACATATCCTGTTTTTAATCAGTGTAGCACTCATTATCGGGGGCGGAATCGGGAATTTTATCGACCGTGCACTTCAAGGCTATGTTGTTGATTTTTTTGATTTTCGAATCTGGCCGATTTTTAATATTGCAGATATTGCAGTTGTCTGCGGTTGCATTTTGTTTAGCTTTTTCATTTTGTATTGGGAGCCACGTTTGCATAAGAAGGCACAAATTCAGTGTGGTGAGGAAGAGTGA
- a CDS encoding cell division protein SepF: MGDGIFNKLKMLVGIEEVDEEDEDEEEETMDWKPREVRSSYNQQKNENKELKENRVVAMQNVTNPRTTNQFKMVVIEPKSFDESPKLVDNLKAKKPVIINLEKLESDTARKIFDFLSGATYALNGNVEKIANNIFVFAPENVDVASSIDQKNLNYSDNIKNPWR, translated from the coding sequence ATGGGAGACGGAATTTTCAACAAGCTGAAGATGCTGGTGGGAATTGAAGAAGTTGATGAGGAAGATGAAGATGAAGAAGAAGAGACCATGGACTGGAAGCCAAGGGAGGTTCGCTCTTCTTATAATCAACAAAAAAATGAGAATAAAGAACTAAAGGAAAACAGGGTGGTGGCTATGCAAAACGTTACGAATCCCAGAACGACAAATCAATTTAAAATGGTGGTTATCGAACCAAAATCCTTTGATGAGAGCCCGAAACTTGTAGATAATTTAAAAGCGAAAAAACCAGTTATTATCAATTTGGAAAAATTGGAATCAGACACGGCACGAAAAATATTTGATTTTTTGAGCGGCGCTACCTATGCATTGAACGGAAATGTTGAAAAAATTGCAAATAATATTTTTGTCTTCGCTCCAGAAAATGTTGATGTTGCATCTTCTATAGATCAGAAAAATTTAAATTATTCCGATAATATAAAGAACCCATGGAGATAA
- the rimM gene encoding ribosome maturation factor RimM (Essential for efficient processing of 16S rRNA), with product MKDRITLGQITSAVGIKGEVRVFPYTDSMERFSQIKTLQIEEQEYTIERVSYRKNMVVLKLEGITDRNLAEQQKGKKLYLNKEDMWEIPEDTYFVSDLLGMTVFNEKGETIGMLVDVIQNSAQGLYQVEMQSGYRFLIPAVKEFILSVCIEEKTMMVRLIEGLVEL from the coding sequence ATGAAGGACAGAATTACCTTGGGTCAAATCACAAGTGCAGTTGGCATTAAAGGGGAAGTGCGGGTATTTCCTTATACGGATTCGATGGAACGTTTTTCACAAATTAAAACATTACAGATTGAAGAACAAGAATATACAATTGAGCGGGTCAGCTATCGAAAAAACATGGTTGTTTTGAAATTGGAGGGAATTACAGACCGCAATCTTGCAGAGCAGCAAAAAGGGAAAAAATTATATTTAAATAAGGAAGATATGTGGGAAATACCAGAGGATACCTATTTTGTTTCTGATCTTTTGGGGATGACTGTTTTCAATGAAAAGGGCGAAACGATTGGAATGTTGGTTGATGTGATACAAAATAGTGCGCAGGGTCTGTATCAAGTTGAGATGCAGAGTGGATATAGATTTTTAATCCCCGCTGTCAAAGAATTTATTCTGTCTGTATGCATAGAAGAAAAAACAATGATGGTGCGATTAATCGAAGGCTTGGTGGAACTATGA
- a CDS encoding response regulator transcription factor produces MYRILIVEDELVIAEALKEHLSKWGYDVTYITDFKEIMAQFIRFNPQMVLMDISLPFLNGYHWCTEIRKISSVPIVFLSSAADNLNVVMAINMGADDFIAKPFDLSVLTAKIQALMRRSYSLSGQVNVMEHKGVILNISSATLAYENEKIELTKNDFKLMQILFEKAGTVVSRDSIMTRLWEDDNFVDDNTLTVNIARIRKKLEDIGLTDFIKTKKGIGYFIE; encoded by the coding sequence ATGTACCGTATTTTAATTGTTGAAGACGAACTTGTGATTGCGGAGGCATTGAAAGAACACTTGTCAAAGTGGGGATATGATGTGACGTATATTACGGATTTTAAAGAAATAATGGCACAATTTATTCGCTTTAATCCACAGATGGTATTGATGGATATCTCTTTACCTTTTTTGAATGGATACCATTGGTGTACGGAAATTCGAAAAATTTCCAGTGTGCCGATTGTTTTTTTATCTTCCGCTGCGGACAATTTAAATGTTGTAATGGCGATAAACATGGGAGCGGATGACTTTATTGCAAAACCGTTTGATTTAAGTGTATTGACTGCGAAAATACAAGCTCTGATGCGAAGAAGCTATTCTTTGTCTGGACAAGTGAATGTCATGGAGCATAAAGGTGTGATCTTAAATATATCAAGTGCAACCTTAGCCTACGAAAATGAAAAAATTGAATTGACCAAAAATGATTTTAAATTGATGCAGATTTTATTCGAAAAAGCAGGAACGGTCGTTTCAAGAGATAGTATCATGACGAGGCTTTGGGAAGATGATAATTTTGTTGATGATAATACATTGACTGTAAATATTGCAAGGATTCGAAAAAAACTTGAAGATATTGGGCTTACTGACTTCATAAAGACGAAGAAAGGCATTGGGTACTTTATCGAATGA
- the trmD gene encoding tRNA (guanosine(37)-N1)-methyltransferase TrmD, with the protein MKIDVLTLFPEMFLPVTEHSILGRAKENQILDIRLTNIRDYSLDKHKKTDDYPFGGGAGMVMSADPVFRSLEAIQAKGKRMIYMSPRGRILDHTLIQELSQEPELILLCGHYEGIDQRILDYWNMEEVSVGDYILTGGELPAMILIDAVARFIPEVLGSSDANVEESIYSGLLEYPQYTKPRNYMGLEVPSVLVSGNHKKIHLWKLQKSLEITKERRPDLWDSFMEKSGALTKEEKVILQQLLESEDL; encoded by the coding sequence ATGAAAATTGATGTGCTGACATTATTTCCAGAAATGTTCTTACCGGTTACCGAGCATAGTATTTTAGGTAGAGCAAAGGAAAATCAGATTCTGGATATTCGATTGACAAATATCCGAGATTATAGCTTGGACAAGCATAAAAAAACTGACGACTACCCTTTTGGAGGAGGTGCTGGCATGGTTATGTCGGCCGATCCTGTTTTTCGATCATTAGAAGCCATTCAAGCAAAAGGAAAGCGGATGATATACATGTCTCCACGTGGGCGGATTCTTGATCATACATTGATTCAAGAACTCTCACAGGAGCCGGAGCTCATCTTGTTATGCGGACATTATGAAGGAATTGATCAGAGGATTTTAGATTATTGGAATATGGAGGAAGTTTCCGTAGGAGACTATATTTTAACCGGAGGGGAATTGCCGGCAATGATTTTAATTGATGCGGTGGCCCGATTTATTCCAGAAGTTCTTGGCAGCAGTGATGCAAATGTGGAAGAATCCATTTACAGCGGTTTATTGGAATATCCGCAATATACAAAACCGAGAAACTATATGGGACTGGAAGTCCCGAGTGTTTTGGTATCTGGAAACCATAAGAAAATTCATTTGTGGAAGCTTCAAAAATCCCTGGAAATAACAAAAGAGAGAAGACCGGATTTATGGGATTCTTTTATGGAAAAAAGTGGTGCACTGACAAAAGAAGAAAAGGTGATTTTACAGCAGCTTTTAGAGTCGGAAGACTTGTAG
- a CDS encoding flavin reductase family protein → MGKVLFKPGTMLNPVPVVLVSCGASLEKRNLITVAWTGIVNSEPPMAYISVRKSRYSHAIIYREREFVINLTTEKLVKQTDYCGVKSGRDVDKFKEMELTPFQGEIVKCPMIQESPVNLECKVKEILSFPSHDMFLAEIVAVHADDTLINEKGRFQLEKAGLICYSHGEYFGLGRKPLGSFGYSIMKKKTKKRRILERTASKYQKR, encoded by the coding sequence ATGGGCAAGGTGTTATTTAAGCCCGGAACGATGCTAAACCCTGTACCGGTGGTTTTGGTATCGTGTGGGGCTTCTCTTGAAAAAAGAAATTTAATTACTGTAGCATGGACTGGGATTGTAAATTCAGAACCTCCTATGGCGTATATTTCAGTGAGGAAATCAAGGTATTCTCATGCAATTATTTATAGGGAGAGAGAATTTGTAATCAATTTGACAACGGAGAAGCTCGTGAAGCAGACAGATTATTGCGGGGTGAAATCTGGTCGGGATGTAGATAAATTTAAAGAAATGGAATTGACTCCCTTTCAAGGTGAGATTGTGAAGTGTCCTATGATACAGGAGTCGCCTGTCAATTTAGAATGTAAAGTTAAAGAGATATTAAGTTTTCCGTCACACGATATGTTTTTAGCAGAGATTGTTGCGGTTCATGCAGATGATACTCTGATTAATGAAAAAGGACGGTTTCAGTTAGAAAAAGCAGGGCTGATTTGTTACAGCCATGGAGAATACTTTGGACTTGGGAGAAAACCATTAGGCAGTTTTGGCTATTCGATCATGAAAAAGAAAACAAAAAAACGAAGAATACTTGAAAGGACTGCTTCTAAATATCAGAAGAGATAA
- a CDS encoding RluA family pseudouridine synthase translates to MTEEQNTIHSFEIDESNAGKRIDAALPGLISDVSRNHIQKLIEEGQVKVNGKVQSSKKYKVGQGDFISVTLPKPQKLKVEAQDIDLKIVYEDKDLLVVNKPKGMVVHPAAGNTEGTLVNALLYHCTNLSGINGVIRPGIVHRIDKDTSGLLMIAKNDTAHRSLTKQLSEHTITRAYRAIVYHNFSEDTGRIDAPIGRDPKNRLRMAVTTQNGKHAVTHYTVLERFGDFTYIEAKLETGRTHQIRVHMAYKKHPLLGDEVYGPKKGIFGVKSQMLHAKVLGFIHPVSGDYMEFESDLPEEFEAVLEKLRKRK, encoded by the coding sequence ATGACAGAGGAACAAAATACAATTCATAGTTTTGAAATAGATGAATCAAATGCTGGCAAGCGTATAGATGCAGCTTTACCTGGTCTGATATCTGACGTTTCAAGAAATCATATTCAAAAATTAATTGAAGAAGGACAAGTAAAGGTAAATGGTAAGGTACAGTCTTCCAAAAAATATAAAGTGGGTCAAGGAGATTTTATTTCAGTTACTTTGCCGAAGCCGCAGAAACTAAAAGTAGAAGCACAAGACATCGATTTGAAAATTGTTTATGAGGATAAAGACCTTTTGGTGGTAAATAAGCCGAAGGGTATGGTTGTGCATCCTGCTGCGGGGAATACAGAAGGTACTTTAGTAAATGCGCTGTTGTATCACTGTACGAATTTGTCCGGGATTAACGGCGTGATCCGGCCGGGGATCGTGCATCGGATTGATAAGGATACCAGTGGTCTTCTTATGATAGCAAAAAATGATACGGCACACCGCTCTTTGACAAAGCAACTTTCCGAACATACAATAACGCGTGCTTACCGTGCAATCGTCTATCATAACTTCTCGGAAGACACAGGGAGAATTGATGCACCAATTGGAAGAGATCCGAAAAATCGATTGAGGATGGCAGTTACAACACAGAATGGCAAGCATGCTGTAACACATTACACTGTATTGGAACGGTTTGGCGATTTTACTTATATTGAAGCAAAGTTAGAAACGGGTCGCACCCATCAAATTCGAGTGCATATGGCGTACAAAAAACATCCACTTTTGGGAGATGAGGTGTATGGACCTAAAAAGGGAATATTTGGAGTCAAATCGCAGATGCTGCATGCGAAGGTTTTAGGATTTATTCATCCTGTAAGTGGAGACTATATGGAATTTGAAAGTGATTTACCAGAGGAATTTGAAGCTGTTTTAGAAAAGTTAAGAAAGCGGAAATAG
- a CDS encoding KH domain-containing protein, whose translation MVELVEAIAKALVDDPEAVEVKEVQGRQAIVIELKVAPDDMGKVIGKQGRIAKALRTVVKAAATKSNKKVIVEIMQ comes from the coding sequence ATGGTGGAACTAGTAGAAGCGATTGCAAAAGCACTCGTTGATGATCCGGAAGCAGTAGAAGTCAAGGAAGTTCAAGGACGTCAGGCAATCGTAATCGAACTGAAGGTTGCTCCGGATGACATGGGTAAGGTTATCGGTAAGCAGGGAAGGATCGCAAAGGCGCTTCGTACTGTTGTAAAAGCCGCAGCAACCAAATCAAATAAAAAAGTAATTGTAGAAATTATGCAATAA
- a CDS encoding YggT family protein, translated as MTYILARAISYFIEIVVTLIFIEALMSWFVRPGSSFYRYYCMLHALTEPIVNPFRQLTSSIAYRTGIDFAPLVAIFALQLLGSVLAKLLLLF; from the coding sequence ATGACATATATATTAGCTAGAGCGATCAGCTATTTTATTGAAATTGTAGTTACTCTTATTTTTATAGAAGCTTTGATGAGCTGGTTTGTAAGACCGGGGAGTAGTTTCTACCGATATTATTGCATGTTACATGCTTTAACGGAACCGATCGTTAATCCTTTTCGGCAGTTGACTTCCAGTATTGCCTATCGGACAGGAATTGATTTTGCACCATTGGTTGCAATTTTTGCGCTACAATTACTTGGAAGCGTTTTGGCTAAATTGCTGCTATTATTTTAA
- a CDS encoding HlyD family efflux transporter periplasmic adaptor subunit, with the protein MAKKKNNRKSRLILLFFIAVFVLFVIIYILPSVSDVFRRTYVAEYGGIQVSDKVTCYIVREETVYFANRSGTIQYYLGEGTKVRKNTKVLDISAGSAEYEETKYTKILDRIQGQGVTPEQYVSSNNGLVSYYLDGYEALFQPDTMKDLRKKQLKGLEMGLENVTRTTTLANEPLFKIVNNNVWYAICWVDEKNIVKYKEGRTVTLQLPLDDVNGQTLDIIDDDGSYMVILKFNRYYEDLPRIRKIEANVITEDYKGLIIPNRCITSEDGKPGVYIKGVGGDSIFRPIKAISSDGEYSLVENSYFYEETEEGSVRVKTIDVYDEILTSGKP; encoded by the coding sequence ATGGCAAAGAAAAAAAACAACAGGAAAAGCCGTTTGATTTTGTTATTTTTCATTGCAGTCTTTGTTTTATTTGTCATCATATATATACTCCCCTCCGTGTCGGATGTCTTTAGAAGGACTTATGTTGCAGAATATGGTGGCATACAGGTAAGCGACAAAGTGACTTGCTATATTGTAAGAGAAGAGACCGTATATTTTGCAAATCGTTCCGGCACCATTCAATATTATTTAGGCGAAGGAACTAAAGTTAGAAAAAATACGAAGGTACTAGATATTTCAGCAGGAAGCGCAGAATATGAAGAGACAAAATATACGAAGATTTTGGATCGTATTCAAGGACAAGGCGTCACACCGGAACAATATGTGAGCAGCAATAATGGCTTGGTAAGCTATTATTTAGATGGATATGAAGCTTTGTTTCAACCGGATACCATGAAAGATTTAAGAAAAAAGCAACTCAAAGGATTGGAAATGGGTCTTGAAAATGTGACAAGAACTACGACATTAGCGAATGAACCCTTATTTAAAATTGTCAATAATAATGTCTGGTATGCAATTTGCTGGGTGGATGAAAAAAATATTGTCAAATATAAAGAAGGAAGAACGGTTACATTGCAGTTGCCTTTGGATGATGTAAATGGGCAGACGTTAGATATTATTGATGATGATGGCAGTTATATGGTTATTTTAAAATTTAATCGGTATTACGAAGATTTACCGCGAATCCGTAAAATAGAGGCGAATGTGATTACCGAGGATTATAAAGGATTGATTATTCCAAACCGCTGTATTACATCAGAAGATGGCAAGCCGGGAGTATATATTAAGGGTGTAGGAGGAGACAGTATTTTCCGACCAATCAAGGCAATAAGCAGTGACGGAGAGTATTCCCTTGTAGAAAATTCTTATTTTTACGAGGAAACGGAAGAGGGATCTGTTCGAGTTAAGACAATTGATGTGTATGACGAAATATTAACAAGCGGAAAACCGTAA
- a CDS encoding DivIVA domain-containing protein — protein MITPLDIQNKVFSKGVRGYKEEEVDGFLDLLTLDFENLIDQNEKLKDQIKNLTADLETYKKSESAVLETLEAAKSLMRDISASAEKRAQILVKNAELDAELILREAKESVERLTEESQSLKSRLGIFRTRYKTLLESELQKFDILSTEIFADENMEELQEITKGEIFQDEDGAGNFKTITNLRIGDKR, from the coding sequence ATGATTACTCCGCTTGATATTCAAAACAAAGTATTTAGCAAGGGTGTACGTGGTTATAAAGAAGAGGAAGTGGATGGATTTTTAGATCTACTTACTTTAGATTTTGAAAATTTAATAGATCAAAATGAAAAATTAAAAGATCAAATAAAAAATTTAACAGCAGATTTAGAGACATATAAAAAATCGGAGAGTGCTGTATTAGAGACATTAGAGGCTGCGAAATCTCTAATGAGAGATATTTCTGCCAGTGCAGAAAAAAGAGCACAGATTCTTGTGAAAAATGCAGAATTGGATGCAGAGTTGATTTTGAGAGAAGCAAAAGAGTCGGTTGAAAGATTGACAGAAGAATCTCAGTCCTTGAAAAGCCGGCTTGGTATTTTCCGCACACGATATAAAACTCTTTTGGAATCAGAGTTGCAAAAATTTGATATTTTAAGCACTGAAATTTTTGCAGACGAGAATATGGAGGAACTTCAGGAAATTACAAAAGGTGAGATTTTTCAAGATGAAGATGGTGCAGGGAATTTCAAAACGATTACGAATCTAAGAATAGGAGATAAACGCTAG
- a CDS encoding YggS family pyridoxal phosphate-dependent enzyme, with protein sequence MSYIKENIDRINAQKNEIAKSVGKKENEVLLVAVTKTRTAEEINEAIDAGITDIGENKVQEIMDKFDLVKPVRWHLIGHLQTNKVKYIIDKVNMIHSVDSLKLAEEINKRAVQHNLTMNILIQVNSAQEESKFGITTDETGKMIQTILEKCSNIRICGLMCIAPFDENSDNVRIYFRQVKELYDRYGRQEHERLDFQYLSMGMSHDFGVAIEEGANLIRVGTSIFGERDYSKKK encoded by the coding sequence ATGAGTTATATTAAAGAAAATATTGACCGCATCAATGCGCAGAAAAATGAAATTGCAAAATCAGTTGGCAAAAAAGAGAATGAGGTGCTGCTGGTTGCTGTAACAAAGACCAGAACAGCAGAAGAAATTAATGAAGCCATCGATGCTGGTATTACAGATATTGGCGAAAATAAGGTTCAGGAGATTATGGACAAGTTTGATCTCGTGAAACCGGTGCGTTGGCATTTAATTGGCCATTTACAGACAAATAAGGTAAAATATATTATTGATAAAGTCAATATGATTCATTCAGTGGATTCTTTAAAATTAGCAGAAGAAATTAATAAGCGTGCTGTTCAGCATAATTTGACTATGAACATTTTAATTCAGGTCAACTCTGCGCAGGAAGAAAGCAAATTTGGTATTACTACCGATGAAACTGGAAAAATGATTCAGACAATTTTAGAGAAGTGCTCAAATATCCGAATATGCGGTTTAATGTGCATTGCACCGTTTGATGAGAATTCGGATAATGTTCGCATCTATTTCCGTCAGGTAAAAGAGCTTTATGACCGATATGGCAGACAAGAGCATGAACGTTTGGATTTTCAATATTTATCTATGGGTATGTCTCACGATTTTGGAGTGGCGATTGAAGAAGGGGCGAATCTAATTCGTGTCGGCACCTCAATTTTCGGGGAGAGAGATTACAGCAAAAAAAAATAA